AATGATGTTATTTTCAATGTTATACCACGATCCAGATTGTACAAGCACCCCGTATCCCTTCACGTTGGAAATCACATTATTTGACACATTGAGGTATTTGCACATATTGTTGATAATTGATATACCATCTTCTTCGTGATCAATAATATAATTGCCGGAAATTATCGAATTGGTACAACTATTTATCTTAATAGCAGACAAGTTGTTTGCTCCTCCTACAAGTACATTATTAATAATACTGATATTATTAATGGCTCCGGCTGTAAAAGAAGCGATTTCAATTGTATTTCCTATAAACCCCGAACAATGTACATTACGCACCTCGGTATTGCTCCCCGTAATTTTTATAGCAGTAGCCGTCCCACTCAGGTCTGTGGTTTCCAACAATAGCGATATATTTCGCAATGCACAATTTGACCCAGCGTACACCAACACTCCTTGAGGGCCAATGCTCGTGTCCGAATATATTTGTGTTGACAATCCATTACCAATAAGTTGTGTGTTATTTTTTAAATCAATTCCAGTAACAACATATCGTCCATCAAGCAGCACAATTTCTCCGCCATCTTCCGGTAGGGCATCAATAGCAGCCTGAATTTTCACTTCATCTGATATTCCATTACATAAATAATCACAGTCATTTTCTGTCCATCCGGCTACTGCCGTGCCAACGACAACTCGGCAGGTACGGATGGACTTGCCGCCACCAGAGCCACTGGTCGATATTTGACTAATTAGAGTAGGATAGCCATCCAGTTTGGTTGATTCTGGCACCTGTACGCCTTTTGCTGTAATCGCCTCAGCTATAGCAGCTTTGGCGTTATTAAGCCTATCAATCTGTATTTTTTCGTTCCGCATTTAACCCCTCCAAATGTTTGTCCAATATTGTTGGCAACTCATCAAGTCTTACTCCATCAGGTGTGGCGATACCGTATTTTTCAAAAACTTCCAAAAATCTTATTTTTGTCTCGATTGTACGATAAAAAAATTTGTCGATTGTCCCTAATGGCTTGTTTTGAGATAGTGTCATAAGAAATTTTTCTTCCCGCTCATATTTCACCTTATCCCTCCTCCTAGATAGCTGCTAGGGCGTTCGCAATATCGTCAGTAAGGGACACTGTGCCCTTGCCGTCATGATATCCCGCCGGAATGGTATAACTACCTGTGGTTAGTCCGTCAATTGTAGCGGATACAGCTCCATTGTTTACCATCGTACCTGCTGTTTTTGTACCAGACTCCGTTACAAATGTTTTGGTCGCTAGTACGTCCGCCTCGGTTGCTGTTACTCCTGTAACGTCAGCGTAATTATCAGGGATTGCACCAACACTTACTTTGGACAATCCGTCGTAACCTTCATCTGGGGTAATATCTTGTTGGGCTTTTGTTGGGGTTACCGTCTTTTCCTGCAAGTCTACGCCTTCGCCAGCGTATGAGCCGGCTACACCTAAAATGGTAACACCGCTCTTGATATTTCCGGCAATGATTTTGGCTTGTTCAGTGCTGGCAATTTGTACTTTCCCAGTGCCGTTGTGGTAGCCTGCTGGCACAGAGTATTGTTCCGCCACTGCACTGATATTACCGGACACTGCTCCATTATCCGCAATCCCTTCTACCGCTGTTACGCATGCTTCCAGGTCGTCGTTGGATTGGGCTAGCCCTAACGCTACTAGCTTTGTACGCAATGCTTCCTTTTCGCCTTGTAGACGTTCAATCTGTGTTTGTACGCTCATATATATCCCTCCTAAATATCTGCCAATAATGCTTCTACGTTTCCTAATTGCATATATACCGCAGCCGATGTCACCGGCTTGGTGTTGTCCTGCTCTACTTCTGTGGCGGTGTCTACCACTAACTTTCCATCTGATATTTTCAGCCCATCGCCTATTTGATATCCTGCACCATCGGAATGGTTATCAATATATAATTTTGTGTCCGCAACATACCGGACATCTATATAAGCGCTATCACTGTTATTGATAGCAGTGTTCGGATAATAGGTATGTACAGATTGGACATTCGGCGCCTCGCCCTTTTCCAGTTCTGATTCGGTGGATATAGCAGTTTGATAGATTACTGTTAGCGGAGTACCTGCGCTGTGTTGGGACGCAATCCACTTTTGGACACTGTCTTTTGTTTCACCAACCACTGCTTTTGGCATGCGGAACACAATATAGTTGGAACTTAAATAGAATCCAACCTCATCTCCACCCCAAATTTCTTTATATTTGGCGTGGCTACATAACGCTGGTGCAAGGGAACTTTTGATATCGGCAACACTAATGTAAAATCTGGTTGTATTGGTAGATGAAGCGTTGACCGAATAGGTTTCCGAACCATCCAGCACAATGGTTTTCACAGGGCTAACCCGTTTGCCGGTACCATCAGAATATAGTTGAATAGTCTCTGATATATATTGCTGACCCTCTATTGTCACGTTTCCGCCGGAGGCTACCGGAATACCAGGTAATCCCCCTGTAGTATCCACTACAAGCGGTTGGGTACTTGTGCTGTCATCGTCAACAGTTATAGTAATACTGCCACTATCTCCAACGTGATGGATTTTCTGCGGATATTCCGGGCTAGGGGAGGAGATTTCGTTGAAATATTCTTCCCAAGGTTGTGCGGAAGAACCAGAGTTTAACATCAGCTTGATGGTATTGTTGGATTCTGTTGCCGCTGTATTGGTCCATACCCTGAGGGATATTGTTTTTTTCTCTGTCAGGACAATTTCCTTTTCTGATTTTGTGTTAGTTGCAAAACTCAGATCGCCTCCAGTAGTGATACTGGCTCCAGAGGAATCTACAAGGCTAATGGTTGTATACTGTTTCTTTTCTGCCTCACCGGAAAATGTATAGGTACCAGCCGGTAAGACAAACTTACCAGAAAACGTAGTAGCCACATCATCGCCTGCACCGGTTGTTGACAATATACCGTTAACGTAATGATATGAGGTAGTGCCTTCAACTTGTTCTTCTGGGGCAGCCAATAATTGAGCGCCAGTTGTTTGAACTTGTTGGGATTTCCCATAAATCGTTAGCCCTTGTAGAGGCCTGTCGCTACTATCGGTTAACTGGATAGTTGTCCCGGTTGCGGTCACAATGATGGTATCACCGCCACCAGCGCCATCCTCCCCACGAGGGATGGCAAAGTCAAGGATTGCAGCTGTATCTGTCCCAGTATTGGTTACAGTAGCAGATTGCCCTGGCTCCAAGGTGGTAACCACTCCAACCTGGATGGTAGCGGCTTGTCCATCTGCCCCTGGCTGCCCAGGTTCGCCTTGTGGGCCTTTGATATTTACGGGGTCAGGGTTGGGCAATCCTTGCCCATTGATCCAGCTGATAATGCCATCAGCGGAAACATTAGGGATATACGTAGTACCATCCTTAACATTATCTGCTGCCTGGTTGGCTTTTTCTGCCGCTGCGTTTGCATTGTCTGCGGCTTGGTTAGCATTCTCGGCTGCTTCCTCTGCGTCATTTACCACCTTGGACAATGACAAGTATTCGTCGCTGCTTTCCAGTGCGTCCGCATCGTATACACCAGGATGTACGGATACCTTAAACATTGCACTGGTAAGTTGTTGACTGCCCTTGTAAAACTGGATTTCGCAGGAACATAACCCGGCAACTGTCAAGCATTGGTCACTTAACTCTATAGATACAATATTGCCGGATATAGTAGCCGGATTGATTACTTGTGTACAATCAGGCTTGGCATATACGTATGAGATTGTGACATCATCCTCTAGCTGTAGTGGCTCGCCGTTATTTAGGACGGTAACATCTATGTACCGGGTTTCACTGTCCCCCTTGATAACATTGACCGTGGGTTGTGAGATAAGCCTTGGAACAACATCAACTGTGATAGATTGTATGTTCTTCATGGCTATACATCCTCTTCCACCGAGATCACGCCAAATGCTTCAAAGGTGATATCATTTGTAATTGCTTCTGCTGTTGTGATCCAAAATTCTGTTCCATCAATATACCCCAAGGCGGGTCTGGAGTCTAAAGCCCAACCAACCATTAATGTAGCGTGCAGCTTATATTCCCTAACTGTGCTAAATGGCAATGTAATTGACTGCTTAACATGGTCCTGTCTTGCCAAGCCTCCTGTAAAGGTCTTAGAGATACGTACATACAGCTGTTTGTACCCAATTTTTATGTAGTTTACATTCCAGCCACCTATTGTTTTTTGGGTGGTGGTTGTATCAGGTTCTGCGTCCGCTTGTGGTAACGCGTTAACATTTTCCGCTGTTAAAACGATATTGGACGATAAAGTTTTACCGTTAATAGTTCGAGTAGTGGGCACCGCGTTTACATCGCTGTAAGTCAAAGAAATATCAGAAGATAGTGCTTTATTATTGATTTTTCTTGTAGTAGGTACTGCTTTTATATCGTTAGCTGTTAGGATGATATTGCCACTAAGCGGATTATTGTTAATTGTCCTTGTTTTTGGGACATAGTTGTTTTGGATTTCTGTAATAGATGTTTGGATTATTTGTACAGCATCTTTGTTTGCCTTATCGTTTACACCGCTTTTCAAGGTTTGTAACGCTTGATCAATGATATCAAAATTTTGGTTAAATACTTCTATGTCGTAATGATCGGATGGATCAGGTTTTGTTAAACCAAAATTAGTAGTATCAGATGTTGCTTTTGGCTCTATGCTCATGTTAACACCTCGTTTCTTAATTGGTCGTGGGTATATTGTTCTAGATGTTCATGTGTATATTGTGTCAGTGTTTCATGCTGGTTGTATTTTAATGTAACCGTCCAAA
This is a stretch of genomic DNA from Clostridium facile. It encodes these proteins:
- a CDS encoding right-handed parallel beta-helix repeat-containing protein; translation: MRNEKIQIDRLNNAKAAIAEAITAKGVQVPESTKLDGYPTLISQISTSGSGGGKSIRTCRVVVGTAVAGWTENDCDYLCNGISDEVKIQAAIDALPEDGGEIVLLDGRYVVTGIDLKNNTQLIGNGLSTQIYSDTSIGPQGVLVYAGSNCALRNISLLLETTDLSGTATAIKITGSNTEVRNVHCSGFIGNTIEIASFTAGAINNISIINNVLVGGANNLSAIKINSCTNSIISGNYIIDHEEDGISIINNMCKYLNVSNNVISNVKGYGVLVQSGSWYNIENNIIETKQSESSGIAFGGSFGNISGNTIGGDHAMANSIKMLPSSVKSFVTGNLVFVTGIVTGGKEIVVENNVVIKNQASGGGTD
- a CDS encoding BppU family phage baseplate upper protein, coding for MKNIQSITVDVVPRLISQPTVNVIKGDSETRYIDVTVLNNGEPLQLEDDVTISYVYAKPDCTQVINPATISGNIVSIELSDQCLTVAGLCSCEIQFYKGSQQLTSAMFKVSVHPGVYDADALESSDEYLSLSKVVNDAEEAAENANQAADNANAAAEKANQAADNVKDGTTYIPNVSADGIISWINGQGLPNPDPVNIKGPQGEPGQPGADGQAATIQVGVVTTLEPGQSATVTNTGTDTAAILDFAIPRGEDGAGGGDTIIVTATGTTIQLTDSSDRPLQGLTIYGKSQQVQTTGAQLLAAPEEQVEGTTSYHYVNGILSTTGAGDDVATTFSGKFVLPAGTYTFSGEAEKKQYTTISLVDSSGASITTGGDLSFATNTKSEKEIVLTEKKTISLRVWTNTAATESNNTIKLMLNSGSSAQPWEEYFNEISSPSPEYPQKIHHVGDSGSITITVDDDSTSTQPLVVDTTGGLPGIPVASGGNVTIEGQQYISETIQLYSDGTGKRVSPVKTIVLDGSETYSVNASSTNTTRFYISVADIKSSLAPALCSHAKYKEIWGGDEVGFYLSSNYIVFRMPKAVVGETKDSVQKWIASQHSAGTPLTVIYQTAISTESELEKGEAPNVQSVHTYYPNTAINNSDSAYIDVRYVADTKLYIDNHSDGAGYQIGDGLKISDGKLVVDTATEVEQDNTKPVTSAAVYMQLGNVEALLADI